Proteins encoded by one window of Halobaculum halobium:
- a CDS encoding cytochrome P450 produces the protein MVSSWTEGDVVEVHEAATDYAFSVLAESLLGSDIDAERETVRDAAASITARFDTGRLSSFLPEWIPTATNRRYRRRHDTLRETIRELVARRRAAGPPSDPASADDLLGTLLAAAEMGALNDEELVDNAVTFLFAGHETSALGLRYALYCLAGRPEIQEQIHAEVDSFDGDPTPSAVRECPVLGAAVDEALRLYPPVHSFFREPTEDVELGGYRIPEGVVLTLTPWTVHRDGRWWSDLETYQPERWLRETAEGATVRGDETRGPAVGERPEYSYFPFGGGPRHCIGMRFARQELRLATATLLQRFEFEQVTEDLSLKASANTRPDGSVRLRVRSSVQATR, from the coding sequence ATGGTCTCGTCGTGGACTGAAGGTGATGTCGTCGAGGTTCACGAGGCGGCGACCGACTACGCGTTCTCGGTTCTCGCAGAGAGTCTCCTCGGAAGCGATATCGACGCAGAACGAGAGACTGTCCGCGACGCCGCCGCAAGCATCACGGCACGGTTCGACACCGGTCGATTGAGCTCGTTCCTTCCCGAGTGGATACCAACGGCGACGAATCGGCGGTACCGCCGCAGACACGACACACTCCGGGAGACCATACGCGAACTCGTCGCCCGACGCCGCGCCGCGGGACCGCCCTCTGACCCGGCGTCTGCCGACGATCTGTTGGGGACGCTCCTCGCAGCCGCAGAGATGGGCGCACTCAACGATGAGGAACTCGTCGATAACGCAGTGACGTTCTTGTTCGCCGGTCACGAGACGAGCGCGCTCGGGTTGAGGTACGCGCTCTACTGTCTGGCGGGCCGGCCCGAGATACAAGAGCAGATCCACGCAGAGGTCGATTCATTCGACGGCGACCCGACACCGTCAGCCGTTCGTGAGTGTCCGGTCCTTGGCGCGGCCGTCGATGAGGCCTTGCGGCTGTATCCGCCTGTCCACTCGTTCTTTCGGGAACCGACTGAAGACGTGGAACTCGGTGGGTACCGTATCCCCGAGGGCGTCGTCCTCACGCTCACTCCGTGGACAGTCCATCGAGACGGCCGTTGGTGGAGCGACCTCGAGACGTACCAGCCCGAACGCTGGCTTCGTGAGACCGCAGAGGGGGCGACGGTTCGCGGCGACGAAACGCGTGGCCCGGCAGTCGGCGAGCGACCGGAGTACTCGTATTTCCCGTTCGGGGGCGGGCCGAGACACTGCATCGGGATGCGGTTCGCACGCCAAGAACTCCGTCTCGCAACGGCGACGCTCCTCCAGCGTTTCGAGTTTGAACAGGTGACAGAGGATCTCTCACTCAAAGCGAGTGCGAACACTCGACCCGACGGTTCGGTTCGCCTCCGTGTTCGATCGAGCGTCCAAGCTACGAGATAA
- a CDS encoding glycosyltransferase family 39 protein — protein MSNARLRSLTETLSHIQRSLTDRLPITGGVEFLILVLLTFTILAHINLFTIRVPRDAGAFLTIADGILEGQLPYREYVDHKPPGIYYTLAAVLVIDRSVETARTLLLVTNVATSALLVTVARNCWSRDVGLLAALLYLAALPLYQGVFLLTEPFLALALVATVVMLSRYVEHRDLKFAAAAGFAIGAALLFKQVALAGLPIFAVAIVILPAVHDNRLALPISYHYLRPLVPLAIGFAVPLLITSGYFIANDSIGELLFWTTTANVGYGIMSPTRTLKLIIERVGLATELWLIAAISTGLLLTVAKREWAVWGAVFTALLVATAVPLIVHQFHHYFITMLPFVVLLTAGGIFVAGEWLAERFELSSVVTRRGLIIGVLVITSPIIGPTAINTVTVPGGDGTLADQRVLADRIAMETDPNEPIVLLSAEPQFYFLADRRPMGRNVYYLPINRGISYTDAGLARRIASTRPPVVIIRDCRTLSRSCMVVRDQYLGPDDYHRGLRYWRDSESP, from the coding sequence ATGTCTAACGCTCGCTTACGGTCTCTCACTGAAACGCTCTCTCATATTCAGAGGTCGTTGACAGATCGTTTGCCAATTACAGGTGGCGTCGAATTCCTAATATTGGTACTCTTGACATTTACAATCCTGGCTCATATTAATCTCTTCACAATCCGGGTGCCACGTGACGCAGGTGCTTTCCTTACAATTGCCGATGGTATACTTGAGGGTCAATTACCGTACCGCGAGTACGTAGACCATAAGCCACCGGGCATTTATTATACGCTAGCGGCTGTACTGGTTATTGACCGGTCGGTCGAGACAGCTCGGACATTATTACTAGTGACTAACGTCGCGACGTCAGCGTTGCTGGTGACCGTCGCACGCAATTGCTGGTCGCGCGACGTTGGTTTGCTTGCAGCGTTGCTCTACCTTGCGGCGCTTCCGCTATACCAAGGTGTATTTCTCCTCACTGAACCGTTTCTCGCGCTCGCGTTAGTCGCTACGGTGGTTATGCTCAGCCGGTATGTCGAACACCGCGATCTAAAGTTTGCAGCTGCCGCTGGATTCGCAATAGGTGCTGCACTGTTGTTCAAACAAGTCGCTCTTGCTGGACTTCCAATCTTCGCCGTTGCCATCGTCATACTCCCAGCAGTCCACGACAATAGATTGGCTCTTCCTATCTCCTATCACTATTTACGTCCATTAGTACCGCTAGCAATCGGTTTCGCAGTTCCGCTACTGATAACTTCTGGATACTTTATTGCAAATGATTCGATAGGTGAACTATTATTTTGGACTACTACTGCAAATGTAGGTTACGGGATCATGTCTCCAACTCGAACTCTCAAGTTGATAATCGAACGGGTTGGTCTCGCGACGGAGTTGTGGTTGATTGCTGCAATTAGTACTGGCCTACTCCTCACTGTCGCTAAGCGTGAGTGGGCAGTTTGGGGAGCTGTGTTTACGGCGCTACTGGTAGCGACAGCTGTTCCTCTGATTGTCCATCAGTTCCACCACTATTTCATCACTATGCTCCCTTTCGTAGTATTGCTCACGGCCGGGGGAATTTTTGTCGCAGGCGAATGGCTCGCCGAGCGATTTGAGTTGTCGAGTGTGGTTACCCGGCGTGGATTAATTATTGGAGTACTCGTAATAACATCGCCAATCATCGGGCCCACAGCCATCAATACTGTGACGGTTCCCGGTGGCGATGGTACGCTGGCCGATCAACGTGTCCTTGCAGATCGTATCGCCATGGAGACTGACCCGAATGAACCTATCGTTTTACTTTCGGCAGAACCGCAATTCTACTTCTTAGCTGACCGTCGTCCGATGGGGCGAAACGTCTACTACTTACCGATCAACCGAGGAATTTCGTACACCGATGCCGGTCTCGCACGACGAATCGCATCTACTCGGCCACCTGTGGTTATCATTCGCGATTGCCGGACACTCTCTCGGAGTTGTATGGTTGTCCGCGACCAGTATCTGGGACCAGATGATTATCACCGCGGACTCCGATATTGGCGCGACTCCGAGAGCCCTTAA
- a CDS encoding sugar transferase produces MERGWRYRFASVGGVILLSTLAVAIANHGAVQSVAAMLPLLGQLPAGSPGGPEFAIEVLLTVAVFTGAFFPLYRPRPRRVLDTVALAHKRVVVAVFAVATIGFFDYTYALPRLTVLLVTPVLFVALPAWFVWIRQRPNVDGARTIVVGDDPDVIEDVIAEVDEKLLGYLCPTNTLGVQTKLGPQAMADGGVHVEGLSRLGGLSRIEDVLVEYDVDTVVLAFEHADRAEFFGALDACYEHGVNAKVHRDHSDTVLTSGDDVGPLLDVVIEPWDVQDYMLKRAFDVVFSVVGLVVLAPVIVGICVAIKLDDGGSVLYKQERTAVFGETFDVYKFRSMIENAEAETGATISDDDDGRVDPRVTDMGRVLRRTHLDEIPQLWSVLRGDMSVVGPRPERPELDSDIQSGVVEWQKRWFVKPGLTGLAQINDITGIDPEEKIRYDLQYVKRRSFRFDLKLVVRQIWKIGADIMEQIHK; encoded by the coding sequence ATGGAACGAGGCTGGCGCTATCGATTCGCCAGCGTCGGAGGCGTGATTCTCCTATCGACGCTGGCGGTTGCTATTGCGAACCACGGCGCGGTCCAGTCAGTTGCGGCGATGTTGCCGCTGTTGGGCCAACTGCCCGCAGGATCACCTGGTGGTCCGGAGTTCGCGATCGAAGTCCTGCTCACCGTCGCGGTGTTCACGGGGGCGTTCTTTCCTCTCTATCGGCCACGGCCGCGTCGCGTCCTCGATACGGTCGCGCTCGCGCACAAGCGTGTCGTCGTCGCCGTGTTCGCCGTCGCGACGATCGGCTTCTTCGACTACACATACGCGCTTCCGCGGCTGACCGTCCTGCTGGTTACGCCTGTGCTGTTCGTCGCGCTGCCCGCGTGGTTCGTGTGGATCCGACAGCGGCCGAACGTCGACGGGGCTCGGACGATCGTCGTCGGGGACGACCCCGACGTGATCGAGGACGTGATCGCCGAGGTGGACGAGAAGCTGTTAGGGTACCTGTGCCCGACGAACACCCTTGGCGTGCAGACGAAACTCGGTCCACAGGCCATGGCCGACGGCGGCGTGCACGTGGAGGGACTCTCCCGGCTGGGCGGCCTCTCGCGCATCGAGGACGTGCTCGTGGAGTACGACGTGGACACGGTCGTGCTCGCGTTCGAACACGCGGATAGGGCGGAGTTCTTCGGGGCGCTGGACGCATGTTACGAGCATGGTGTGAATGCGAAGGTTCACCGTGACCATTCGGATACAGTGTTGACCTCGGGCGACGACGTGGGTCCGCTGCTGGACGTCGTGATCGAACCCTGGGACGTGCAGGACTACATGCTCAAGCGGGCGTTCGACGTTGTGTTCTCGGTGGTTGGGTTGGTGGTGTTGGCGCCCGTTATTGTGGGGATATGTGTGGCGATTAAGCTGGATGACGGTGGCTCGGTACTCTACAAGCAGGAGCGGACGGCAGTGTTCGGAGAGACGTTCGACGTGTACAAGTTCCGGTCAATGATCGAGAACGCGGAGGCGGAGACGGGTGCGACAATCAGCGATGATGACGACGGGAGGGTTGATCCTCGGGTGACGGACATGGGTCGCGTGTTGCGGCGGACGCACCTGGACGAGATCCCGCAGTTGTGGTCGGTTTTGCGTGGTGATATGAGCGTGGTCGGCCCGCGGCCCGAGCGGCCTGAACTGGACTCGGATATTCAGTCTGGGGTCGTGGAGTGGCAGAAACGGTGGTTCGTGAAGCCAGGGCTGACAGGCTTGGCACAAATTAACGATATTACTGGGATAGATCCTGAGGAAAAAATACGTTATGACCTCCAGTATGTCAAAAGGCGCTCATTTCGGTTCGATTTGAAACTCGTGGTACGACAGATTTGGAAGATCGGTGCGGATATAATGGAGCAGATCCACAAGTAA
- a CDS encoding flippase, giving the protein MTNEDGIQALFRGGSLLLVGLAIELSISFGVKVLLARYLGRVDFGIVSIGMTLMTIVATVVLAGLHTGVGRYIPRSDTPRERNGVIISALHIVIPLSVVAAVVLAVFSTPLAEALLNDQKLRWVIIAFAVGVPFNTVVRFANGTIQGSQEVLPRVYLQNIGIPGARFVFLGIAVLFGLGLSGVVAATVGAYVALSGYALWVISRSLSSIRTTGYDPAHRELLSFSIPLLITSAMLLVFSEIDTLMLGYFASSGTVGDYKVVYPLAMLLLIVLRSFQFLFMPQISERHADDDLAGAVEAYASVTKWVFVATVPVFLVLISAPKQIIILLFGAEYTGGTLALIVLCVGFVTHTAVGPNGTTLTSIGRTRTIMYDNIVVAAINVILNFLLIPRYGILGAAIATAVAYVGINILYSAQLFRALGILPFPGSAIRLYLFSLISAAAVLWTWFIDAATVRLIVAAVALLLFPVAVVRLGGISVREVELLEQVGQRIGLSDGRLTEILDRFVDD; this is encoded by the coding sequence ATGACAAACGAGGACGGTATACAAGCGTTATTCAGAGGAGGCAGCCTTCTACTCGTTGGTCTAGCCATTGAACTGAGCATATCCTTCGGTGTGAAAGTACTCTTGGCCCGCTATCTAGGCCGTGTCGACTTTGGCATTGTCTCCATCGGTATGACGCTGATGACTATCGTCGCTACTGTGGTTCTTGCTGGGTTGCACACTGGTGTCGGTCGTTATATCCCTCGATCCGATACCCCTCGAGAGCGAAACGGGGTTATTATATCTGCCCTACATATTGTCATTCCCCTGTCAGTAGTGGCGGCAGTCGTCCTCGCCGTGTTTTCAACTCCGTTGGCTGAAGCCCTACTCAACGATCAGAAGCTTAGGTGGGTAATCATCGCTTTTGCCGTTGGTGTACCATTCAATACTGTCGTAAGATTCGCTAATGGGACTATTCAAGGGAGTCAAGAGGTACTCCCCAGAGTCTATCTTCAGAACATTGGGATCCCCGGCGCCCGTTTTGTATTCCTCGGTATCGCGGTTCTGTTCGGGTTGGGTTTATCGGGAGTTGTCGCTGCGACTGTCGGCGCATATGTAGCCCTTTCAGGATATGCGTTATGGGTTATTTCGCGTTCGCTTTCATCGATTCGAACAACCGGCTATGACCCGGCCCACCGCGAGTTACTCAGTTTCTCCATACCTCTTCTGATCACTTCAGCGATGTTGTTGGTATTTTCTGAGATCGATACTCTCATGCTGGGATACTTCGCGTCCTCTGGGACGGTTGGCGATTATAAAGTCGTCTATCCACTGGCGATGTTACTTTTGATTGTCCTCCGTTCGTTCCAGTTCCTATTTATGCCACAGATTTCTGAGCGGCACGCTGATGATGATCTTGCGGGTGCCGTCGAAGCGTATGCTTCCGTCACGAAGTGGGTGTTTGTCGCCACAGTTCCTGTGTTCCTTGTTCTTATCAGTGCTCCTAAACAAATTATCATATTGTTGTTTGGTGCCGAGTACACTGGCGGCACACTCGCGCTGATTGTTCTCTGTGTTGGTTTTGTCACTCACACAGCTGTCGGTCCTAACGGGACGACACTCACATCCATCGGCCGCACCCGGACTATAATGTATGACAATATTGTTGTCGCTGCTATTAATGTGATATTGAACTTTTTGCTCATCCCTCGATATGGAATCCTTGGTGCTGCGATCGCCACCGCAGTTGCGTATGTCGGAATTAATATTCTCTATTCCGCACAGCTTTTTCGTGCGCTCGGTATCCTACCCTTCCCTGGCTCAGCAATTCGTCTATACCTCTTTAGTCTCATTAGCGCAGCAGCCGTCCTTTGGACGTGGTTCATTGACGCCGCTACAGTCCGCTTGATCGTCGCCGCCGTCGCTTTGTTGCTGTTTCCCGTTGCGGTGGTACGGCTTGGCGGAATTAGCGTACGTGAAGTTGAGCTACTGGAACAGGTCGGTCAGCGGATCGGATTATCAGACGGGCGACTCACCGAGATACTTGACCGGTTTGTCGATGATTAA
- a CDS encoding glycosyltransferase family 4 protein gives MSIRKMSLTDGPIRVFVVGTTDRTCKITSPLTQADIDVKHLQFTGSESLLPFSRRVGAFDPDIIITDSVGWVGAITFAVAVRHRIPYAVRVRGDALTEHGIWLREHASERSAFQFLKEIIKTGCTVVSLSAASCRLFVSEFLRDRSLCRLFKHEQDPVIPTPTPLPETETDTSDGNALVTGIDNGGVILSVSNFVFREKAEGLADAIPEIVEVLDAHPEWQLRIAGDGRHHDLVANAVSAADTDDINLLGYVDDLATEYRSADVFVHFSRLDAYPSTVLEAGSYGLPVVVNDSGGMPEQVADGETGYVVDLGEPTTIKDSLNKLINHSDHRRSLGRAHRRIVAERNTDRAVGKQFRKVLNRLTGR, from the coding sequence ATGTCGATCCGTAAAATGTCTTTGACCGATGGACCGATCCGCGTGTTTGTCGTCGGCACCACCGACCGAACCTGCAAAATAACTAGTCCCCTCACCCAAGCCGACATTGATGTGAAACATCTCCAGTTCACTGGATCAGAGTCACTCCTCCCGTTTTCCCGGCGCGTTGGTGCCTTCGATCCTGACATCATCATCACAGACTCCGTTGGCTGGGTCGGCGCAATCACATTCGCCGTAGCCGTTCGCCACCGCATACCGTATGCTGTCCGGGTTCGCGGTGACGCGCTAACTGAACACGGTATATGGCTACGAGAGCACGCCAGTGAGCGTTCTGCATTCCAGTTTCTGAAAGAGATAATCAAGACTGGATGCACTGTAGTCTCGCTGTCAGCTGCATCCTGTCGGTTGTTCGTCTCCGAATTTCTTCGCGATCGCAGCCTATGTCGGCTATTTAAACACGAACAAGACCCAGTCATTCCCACACCTACACCGCTTCCTGAGACAGAAACCGATACTTCAGATGGGAATGCCCTTGTAACCGGGATTGACAATGGAGGAGTCATTCTTTCAGTTAGTAATTTTGTATTCCGCGAGAAGGCCGAAGGGCTGGCTGATGCCATCCCGGAAATCGTAGAGGTTCTTGACGCACATCCAGAATGGCAGCTCAGAATAGCGGGCGATGGGCGGCATCATGACTTGGTAGCTAATGCTGTCTCAGCTGCCGACACCGACGATATCAATTTACTGGGTTATGTTGATGATCTCGCTACCGAGTACCGCAGTGCCGATGTGTTTGTTCACTTCTCGCGGCTTGACGCTTACCCCTCGACAGTACTCGAAGCAGGTAGCTACGGCTTGCCGGTGGTCGTGAACGATTCGGGTGGAATGCCCGAGCAGGTAGCGGACGGCGAGACAGGTTATGTCGTTGATCTTGGCGAGCCGACGACAATCAAAGACTCTCTCAACAAATTGATTAATCACTCCGACCACCGCAGGTCGCTCGGACGAGCTCACCGCAGAATAGTCGCTGAACGTAACACCGACCGCGCCGTTGGCAAGCAGTTTCGGAAGGTGCTCAATCGACTCACAGGGCGATGA
- a CDS encoding O-antigen ligase family protein, giving the protein MTSEASSESTAESDPAFNCLSTNSIRRIRLQKLAVVVLITFLLALPVEGLTTFSVGRLSFADLALLITAAIVGLAALTDGPLVIPRPLVGDIVIFGVFVGLAVVATFVSGSADALAVLKLYTKFFLTYALVAYIIAMLPATRAIVAAVVGAAVLAAGVAVTQSVTGVPAGIGRLLPGRSVAGFNLPFDRSAGPYGTYGRYGMLVNTGLAVALVAAGRSNQRRWFAASAIGVLLVGVLVSQSRATWMAAGVVIGLIAFRRITERYSLADLVAVVIVTALLTGPLAVLLARFLVAIEPATVFERIRVYRFALVVIADNLVLGVGFDGFRPLATPVGIDVAVHNLFLEIAVTTGLTGLALFLALFCRVARRGTQLLKNGDNILASAAPFALAAVILEAQFFRGVYSYELWIVFAVASGMFLRQTDHNDQNV; this is encoded by the coding sequence GTGACCTCGGAAGCATCTTCTGAATCTACTGCTGAATCCGATCCAGCATTCAATTGTCTTTCCACCAACAGCATTCGCAGGATTCGACTTCAAAAGTTAGCAGTGGTAGTGCTAATTACGTTCCTCTTGGCGTTACCAGTCGAGGGCCTAACGACATTCTCGGTTGGACGGCTCTCGTTTGCGGATCTAGCGCTTCTGATAACGGCTGCTATCGTCGGTTTAGCTGCGCTCACCGACGGACCACTAGTCATCCCACGACCGCTCGTTGGTGACATCGTCATTTTTGGTGTATTCGTTGGACTCGCTGTTGTTGCTACCTTCGTCTCCGGGAGCGCTGATGCGTTAGCCGTGCTCAAACTGTATACTAAATTTTTCTTGACGTATGCGCTGGTCGCATACATAATCGCAATGTTGCCGGCGACCCGCGCGATCGTTGCCGCGGTTGTCGGAGCTGCTGTACTTGCTGCAGGCGTGGCTGTCACCCAAAGCGTAACCGGCGTCCCGGCAGGCATTGGTCGACTCCTCCCGGGACGGTCTGTTGCGGGCTTTAACCTACCGTTTGACCGGAGTGCTGGCCCATACGGTACGTATGGACGGTACGGAATGCTGGTGAATACGGGATTGGCGGTCGCACTCGTAGCAGCGGGTCGGTCAAATCAACGCCGCTGGTTCGCCGCGAGTGCCATCGGTGTTCTACTGGTTGGCGTCCTCGTTTCGCAGTCCCGGGCAACTTGGATGGCAGCGGGCGTCGTCATTGGACTGATCGCTTTTCGACGAATCACTGAACGCTACTCACTGGCGGATCTAGTCGCTGTCGTGATAGTGACAGCGCTGCTGACTGGACCGCTCGCAGTGCTCCTGGCTCGTTTTCTCGTTGCTATTGAGCCTGCCACGGTTTTTGAGCGCATCCGCGTCTACCGATTTGCTCTTGTCGTAATCGCCGACAACCTGGTTTTAGGCGTCGGATTCGACGGATTCCGTCCACTCGCAACCCCAGTTGGTATTGACGTTGCTGTCCACAACCTATTCCTTGAGATTGCTGTCACAACGGGGCTGACTGGATTGGCTTTGTTCCTCGCCCTCTTCTGCCGGGTTGCTCGACGAGGAACCCAGTTGTTGAAAAATGGAGACAATATACTAGCATCGGCTGCACCTTTCGCGCTTGCAGCAGTCATTCTTGAGGCACAATTTTTCCGTGGAGTGTATTCATATGAACTTTGGATCGTGTTCGCTGTCGCCAGCGGTATGTTCCTGCGGCAGACAGATCATAATGACCAAAATGTCTAA
- a CDS encoding glycosyltransferase family 4 protein, with translation MRVLHLITRFLDGGAETTTLNTIDTLKSSDANYDIRLGTGGEHDPNRLENLNIKSVVFDSLRHYAPVSAVFAVGSIARYLHSEEIDVLHTHSTEAGVVGRLAGLLAGTPVIIHEVHGDPITDDRPWLFNQFLLTSERLCARFSNRIVVKSERIRETYLKRDIGQPNQYKLIYHGVDIEQFRTATPSSVPADNCTTLLYVGRLADGKGLYDLLTALNRLHQPSVELLIAGEGPERAGLEAKAEAHGLPTHFLGYREDVPALMAGADVLVLPSYREGTPRVVTEALASGTAVVATNVAGIPEQVADGETGRLIEPGDVEALSTVLADVVENPKKWELMGNRARESVAKFRLSRASEAYRKLYRSITPD, from the coding sequence ATGCGCGTCCTCCACCTGATCACACGGTTCCTTGACGGCGGTGCAGAGACAACAACGTTAAATACCATTGACACACTTAAAAGTTCTGACGCTAACTATGATATTCGGTTGGGAACTGGGGGAGAGCATGATCCCAATCGGCTGGAAAACCTCAATATCAAGTCGGTCGTTTTCGACTCATTGCGACACTACGCCCCCGTTTCAGCCGTTTTTGCTGTGGGCTCCATTGCCCGCTATCTCCATTCTGAGGAGATTGACGTTCTACATACCCACAGTACGGAGGCTGGAGTCGTCGGACGTCTTGCCGGCCTTCTTGCTGGCACCCCAGTCATTATTCACGAAGTCCACGGCGATCCAATCACTGACGATCGGCCGTGGCTGTTTAACCAGTTTCTGCTCACGTCTGAACGGCTCTGCGCTCGGTTTTCCAACCGAATCGTCGTGAAATCTGAACGGATCCGTGAAACATATCTCAAACGGGACATTGGCCAGCCGAATCAGTACAAACTCATCTATCATGGTGTAGATATTGAGCAGTTCCGAACGGCAACGCCTTCGTCTGTTCCTGCCGACAATTGTACAACCCTACTGTACGTTGGCCGCCTTGCGGACGGAAAAGGGCTTTATGACCTGCTAACTGCGCTAAACCGACTACACCAGCCGAGTGTTGAGTTGCTCATAGCGGGCGAAGGTCCAGAGCGAGCTGGGCTGGAGGCTAAGGCCGAGGCGCACGGACTTCCAACTCATTTCCTCGGATACCGCGAGGATGTGCCAGCACTGATGGCAGGCGCCGATGTGTTAGTTTTACCATCATACCGCGAAGGGACGCCTCGGGTTGTCACGGAAGCGCTAGCCTCCGGAACCGCCGTGGTGGCGACCAATGTCGCGGGCATCCCTGAACAGGTGGCAGATGGCGAGACTGGCCGATTGATTGAACCCGGCGATGTGGAGGCTTTGTCGACAGTCCTCGCCGATGTTGTTGAGAACCCGAAAAAGTGGGAACTGATGGGTAACCGCGCTCGTGAAAGCGTTGCCAAGTTTCGTTTAAGTAGGGCATCAGAGGCTTATCGGAAATTATACCGCTCAATAACTCCGGATTAA
- a CDS encoding arylsulfotransferase family protein translates to MVSARTIRTIFALLLLVSVGLVGSEYVFAQRDTLEERSSLQGSPSESVVLIETNSSYKPNNLTVVTSVAGAISSAQERGALFVVTPNGTVVHQESRYNIYDDVDPSPYGRYSVSYVAAEILTGEDCAGFNSSPCTRNFIEYLNFSTGERERLYTEKTAGVANTRWHDADRINETHFAIADISQDRLIVVDITSDETVWEWRMDSAFDPATSGGDSDDWAHLNDVEILEDGTYMLSPRNHDQVIFVRPGEGLVRDRTLGADEEYDILYEQHNPDYLTGDGQTRSVLVADSQNNRIIEYERRNGSWVETWTWRDDGLRWPRDADRLPNGNTLVGDTGGDRIIEVTPSGEVVWGVRVDGNYEAERLGTGDESETGLPMSEIRGESDNEADNVNGAFFSPHIRLLINGLLFIIPPWVGAQTVVGVVLGAVAIFGEVIFELKRQLQVRRGMGL, encoded by the coding sequence GTGGTCTCCGCACGGACAATTCGAACGATATTTGCACTGCTCCTTCTCGTCTCGGTTGGGCTGGTTGGTTCCGAGTATGTATTCGCCCAAAGAGACACCCTTGAAGAGCGATCTTCACTCCAGGGAAGTCCGTCTGAGTCGGTTGTACTGATCGAAACGAACTCCTCCTATAAGCCGAACAACTTGACCGTCGTAACGAGTGTGGCAGGAGCGATTTCTTCGGCGCAAGAACGTGGTGCACTATTTGTTGTGACGCCGAACGGAACTGTCGTCCATCAGGAGTCCCGGTACAACATCTATGATGATGTCGATCCTAGTCCATACGGCCGGTACAGCGTTTCATACGTTGCTGCGGAAATACTGACTGGTGAGGACTGTGCTGGGTTCAACTCATCGCCGTGCACTCGGAATTTCATCGAGTACCTGAACTTTTCGACGGGAGAACGGGAGCGTCTCTACACTGAGAAGACGGCTGGTGTGGCGAACACGCGCTGGCACGATGCAGATCGGATCAATGAGACTCACTTCGCTATCGCCGATATCTCACAGGATAGGCTCATCGTTGTCGATATCACGAGTGATGAAACTGTGTGGGAATGGCGGATGGACTCCGCATTTGATCCAGCTACTTCTGGTGGCGATAGCGATGACTGGGCTCATCTGAATGACGTGGAGATTCTTGAGGATGGGACGTATATGCTCAGCCCCCGAAACCACGACCAAGTGATATTCGTTCGTCCGGGCGAAGGGCTCGTCCGCGATCGAACGCTGGGTGCTGACGAGGAGTACGACATCCTCTACGAGCAGCATAATCCGGATTACCTCACCGGCGACGGGCAAACACGTAGCGTCCTGGTCGCGGATTCACAGAATAATCGAATCATCGAATACGAACGCCGGAACGGCAGCTGGGTAGAGACATGGACGTGGCGTGATGACGGTCTCCGGTGGCCACGAGACGCTGATCGGCTTCCCAATGGAAACACGCTCGTCGGTGACACTGGAGGAGACCGAATTATAGAGGTGACCCCCTCTGGAGAGGTAGTCTGGGGAGTTCGAGTTGACGGGAACTACGAAGCCGAACGACTTGGAACAGGTGACGAAAGTGAAACTGGTCTCCCTATGAGCGAGATCCGTGGGGAATCCGATAACGAGGCTGACAACGTGAATGGGGCATTCTTCTCACCACACATTCGACTATTGATTAATGGGTTGCTGTTCATCATCCCGCCATGGGTGGGTGCACAAACTGTGGTCGGCGTCGTACTCGGGGCTGTGGCGATATTCGGAGAAGTAATCTTTGAACTTAAGCGTCAACTACAGGTTCGGAGGGGAATGGGCTTGTGA